In a genomic window of Dyadobacter fermentans DSM 18053:
- a CDS encoding M1 family aminopeptidase, with protein sequence MNRLIFTILGILSFAFSTPAQAGTDADTLYRRNPGTITPKGPYRPERPRKNDILYTRLDVQLDWAKQQVPASAILKFKPHFYPQNTLELDAKGFEIKGISMLDTTGEYGDLTTEEIAGKVKKKLEFSYDKRKLTIKLGQEYTRKDTLFVKIDYIAKPNDVPRGKEDDSASDKGLYFINADGLDEGKPRQVWTQGETEGSSCWFPTIDAPNQKFTQDIYITVDSTYKTLSNGLLVGQEEGKKGTRTDHWKQTLPHAPYLAMIAVGDFTVAKDMMPNGLELSYYVEPKYGADAHAIFGRTPEMMGFFTNVFGVEYPWEKYAQIAVRDFVAGAMENTTATVHEEGVQNDARSLVDGNSDAVIAHELAHHWFGDYVTAEEWGQLPLNESFANYAEYLWSEYNDGRFEADWGNLQEMKEYLAESETKQVPMIRYFYKDRENMFDAHSYAKGGRILHMLRSLVGDDAFFAALQHYLKAHAFGTAEIDDLRNSFEKITGQDLNWFFDQWFHKPGHPVLKIDQQYVAAQGKVILKVKQAQDTVATTVYRLPVKVDVWVSGKMNRYDVVLDKVTQTLEFPAAKKPELVVFDADAQLLAVVEHDKNRPEMEFQYLHADRFLHKYEALASLEGALADTTARKILVKAMDDPFWKLRQMAISNFAEYAGEGFADIEKVIQARAQTDPHPQVRAEAIITLASFGDNNSDQIFKAALADSSYLVASVAIEKYLMSQPNDAAEIAAQFENSPNDAIITAVGNYYAGLAEPERFDWFLTKMKAMKPGDKYNFLQVFGKYLIKSKQDVQRKSIPVLEGLARDNSSYFVRFGAFQALGLLTDIQGVSALRKDIRAKETEPRLKEMYSQFGDL encoded by the coding sequence TTGAACCGATTGATTTTTACAATTCTTGGAATACTTTCTTTCGCATTCAGTACGCCGGCGCAGGCCGGAACCGATGCCGACACACTTTACAGAAGAAATCCCGGAACAATCACCCCAAAAGGCCCCTACCGGCCGGAAAGACCCCGCAAGAACGACATTTTATACACTCGACTGGACGTTCAGCTGGATTGGGCGAAGCAGCAGGTGCCCGCGTCGGCCATATTGAAGTTCAAACCGCATTTTTATCCCCAAAACACCCTCGAACTCGATGCCAAAGGCTTTGAGATCAAGGGTATTTCAATGCTCGACACGACCGGTGAATACGGCGATCTGACGACGGAGGAAATCGCGGGGAAGGTGAAGAAAAAACTGGAATTCAGCTACGACAAACGGAAGCTGACCATTAAGCTGGGCCAGGAGTACACCCGCAAAGACACGCTTTTTGTTAAAATAGATTACATCGCCAAGCCTAACGACGTGCCGAGAGGCAAGGAAGACGACAGCGCTTCGGATAAAGGGCTCTACTTCATCAATGCCGACGGCCTCGACGAAGGCAAGCCGCGCCAGGTGTGGACGCAAGGCGAAACCGAAGGCAGCTCGTGCTGGTTTCCGACGATCGACGCGCCTAACCAGAAATTTACCCAGGACATTTACATCACCGTCGACAGTACCTACAAAACGCTCTCAAACGGCCTGCTGGTAGGGCAGGAGGAAGGCAAAAAGGGCACGCGCACCGACCACTGGAAGCAAACCCTCCCGCACGCGCCTTACCTGGCCATGATCGCCGTGGGTGATTTTACGGTGGCAAAAGACATGATGCCCAACGGGCTGGAACTGAGCTATTACGTCGAACCGAAATACGGCGCCGATGCACACGCCATTTTCGGGCGCACGCCGGAAATGATGGGCTTTTTTACGAATGTTTTCGGGGTAGAATATCCCTGGGAAAAATACGCGCAGATCGCCGTAAGGGATTTTGTGGCCGGAGCAATGGAGAACACGACTGCCACTGTGCACGAAGAAGGCGTGCAGAATGACGCCCGTTCGCTCGTAGATGGCAACTCAGATGCCGTAATCGCCCATGAACTGGCCCACCATTGGTTTGGGGACTACGTAACCGCCGAAGAATGGGGCCAGCTGCCGCTGAACGAATCATTTGCGAACTACGCCGAATACCTTTGGAGTGAATATAACGACGGTCGTTTTGAGGCGGACTGGGGCAACTTGCAGGAAATGAAGGAATATCTGGCCGAATCGGAAACCAAGCAGGTGCCGATGATCCGGTACTTTTACAAAGACCGCGAAAATATGTTCGATGCGCACTCCTATGCCAAAGGTGGGCGCATATTGCACATGCTGCGCTCGCTCGTGGGCGACGACGCGTTTTTTGCCGCATTGCAGCACTATTTGAAAGCACACGCATTCGGCACAGCGGAAATCGATGACTTGCGCAACTCATTCGAAAAGATAACCGGCCAGGACCTGAACTGGTTTTTCGACCAATGGTTCCACAAACCCGGCCACCCCGTGTTGAAAATCGACCAGCAATATGTGGCCGCGCAGGGAAAAGTGATTTTGAAAGTAAAACAGGCGCAGGACACCGTAGCAACGACCGTTTACCGATTGCCTGTGAAAGTGGATGTGTGGGTTTCGGGCAAAATGAACCGGTACGACGTAGTGCTGGACAAAGTGACCCAGACGCTGGAGTTTCCGGCCGCCAAAAAGCCGGAACTGGTGGTATTCGATGCCGACGCCCAGCTGCTGGCCGTTGTGGAGCACGACAAGAACCGTCCTGAAATGGAATTCCAATACCTGCACGCCGATCGTTTCTTGCATAAATATGAGGCGCTGGCATCGCTGGAAGGCGCTTTGGCCGATACAACGGCGAGGAAAATACTGGTGAAAGCCATGGACGATCCGTTCTGGAAACTCCGGCAGATGGCGATCAGCAACTTTGCGGAGTATGCCGGCGAGGGTTTCGCGGACATTGAAAAAGTAATCCAGGCCCGCGCGCAAACCGATCCGCACCCGCAGGTACGCGCGGAGGCGATCATTACCCTGGCCTCATTCGGCGACAATAACAGCGACCAGATATTCAAGGCGGCATTGGCCGACAGTTCGTACCTCGTGGCTTCGGTGGCGATTGAAAAATACCTCATGAGCCAGCCTAACGACGCCGCCGAAATAGCCGCGCAGTTTGAAAATTCGCCTAATGATGCCATTATCACCGCCGTGGGTAACTATTATGCGGGCCTCGCTGAGCCCGAGCGTTTCGATTGGTTCCTGACCAAAATGAAGGCGATGAAGCCCGGCGATAAATACAATTTCCTGCAAGTATTCGGGAAATACCTGATCAAATCCAAGCAGGATGTGCAGCGCAAAAGCATTCCGGTCCTCGAAGGCCTCGCGCGCGACAATTCTTCGTATTTCGTGCGTTTCGGCGCATTCCAGGCGCTTGGGTTGCTTACCGACATTCAGGGCGTATCGGCACTTCGCAAGGACATCCGCGCGAAAGAAACCGAGCCCAGGCTGAAAGAAATGTACAGCCAGTTCGGCGATTTGTAG
- a CDS encoding substrate-binding domain-containing protein, protein MKKKIVRIKDIAERAQTSKGTVDRVLHNRGRVADDVRERILAIIKELNYEPNLIAQSLKSQRAFNLAALIPDPNLDSYWEAPHDGLEKAEKELRQYGVHISKFIFNSHAEPSFIAKAKEVTREHPDGLLIAPIFYKEALPFFKEWEEMGIPYVLFNTQIEHVNPLCYIGQDSYRSGSLAAKILRFGLHSPGTVLVAHVNEDISNSAHLITKEDGFRDYFKGEKLDDTFKVISKEINFPDEEGPDKQLDELRQQYPDLGAVYVTNSKAFEVAAYLEKNALTDIKLVGYDLIEHNQQYLNKGIIDFLINQNPLGQGYWGIHQLANHLIFKKEIPAIKFLPLDIITKENLDYYLDPQ, encoded by the coding sequence GTGAAAAAGAAAATTGTCAGAATTAAAGATATTGCGGAGCGGGCACAGACCTCCAAAGGCACGGTGGACCGCGTTTTACATAACCGCGGGCGGGTAGCCGACGATGTGCGTGAACGAATCCTGGCGATCATCAAGGAGCTGAACTATGAGCCCAACCTGATAGCGCAATCCCTGAAATCGCAACGGGCATTCAACCTCGCCGCCCTCATCCCCGACCCCAACCTCGACTCGTACTGGGAAGCGCCGCATGATGGCCTCGAAAAGGCCGAGAAAGAGCTCCGGCAATATGGTGTGCATATCAGCAAGTTCATTTTCAACTCACATGCCGAGCCGTCGTTCATCGCGAAAGCCAAAGAAGTTACACGCGAGCATCCGGACGGACTGCTCATTGCGCCTATCTTTTACAAGGAAGCATTGCCGTTTTTTAAGGAATGGGAGGAAATGGGCATTCCTTATGTGCTTTTCAACACGCAGATCGAACATGTGAACCCGCTGTGCTACATTGGCCAGGACTCTTACCGTAGCGGCTCGCTGGCGGCTAAAATCCTTCGGTTCGGACTGCATTCGCCCGGAACGGTGCTGGTTGCGCACGTGAACGAGGATATTTCCAATTCGGCGCATTTGATTACCAAAGAAGACGGCTTCCGCGACTATTTCAAAGGCGAAAAGCTGGACGATACGTTTAAAGTAATCAGTAAGGAGATTAATTTCCCCGATGAAGAAGGGCCGGACAAGCAGCTCGACGAGCTCCGCCAGCAATACCCCGACCTCGGCGCGGTGTACGTCACCAATTCGAAGGCATTTGAAGTGGCCGCCTACCTCGAAAAGAATGCATTAACGGACATTAAACTCGTAGGTTACGACCTGATCGAACATAACCAGCAATACCTCAATAAGGGCATTATTGATTTCCTGATCAACCAGAACCCGCTGGGCCAGGGATACTGGGGCATTCACCAACTGGCCAACCATTTGATTTTCAAGAAAGAGATCCCGGCTATCAAGTTCCTTCCGCTTGACATTATCACGAAAGAAAACCTGGATTACTACCTCGATCCCCAGTAG
- a CDS encoding ferredoxin--NADP reductase translates to MADHTIALKLREIIRETDDAKTFVFETLDGSTLHYKAGQFLTFLINMHGHEVRRSYSMSSAPGVDEFPAITVKRVPNGEISRFWIDLVQAGDTFRVLAPSGRFVLEEDDAGERDIVLIGAGSGITPLFSLLKQTLTQETDSHVTLIYASRNVRSTLFWNHIIEWQARFPERLHVVHIHSQPTEEWAGIQGRINNTRLEQLVAKSIRYRREDARFFICGPFELMRSAGITLHFMGFHGTQIRKENFVITSPPPPPPVSHPHHITLRYDGNVHNLLVPAHATVLDAALAQGIQLPYSCKGGRCSSCAAVCTQGTVHMSVNEVLTDRDLAEGWILTCSAYVDSDNVVVEFRQQ, encoded by the coding sequence ATGGCAGACCACACGATAGCACTGAAACTCCGCGAGATCATCCGCGAAACCGACGATGCCAAAACGTTCGTCTTCGAAACACTCGACGGTAGCACATTGCATTACAAGGCAGGCCAGTTTCTCACTTTCCTGATCAACATGCATGGGCACGAGGTCCGCCGCTCCTACTCGATGAGCTCGGCGCCGGGCGTGGATGAATTTCCGGCGATCACCGTAAAAAGAGTGCCTAATGGCGAGATTTCCCGGTTTTGGATCGATCTCGTCCAAGCAGGCGACACGTTTCGCGTACTCGCACCGTCGGGCCGGTTTGTACTGGAAGAAGACGATGCAGGCGAACGCGACATCGTGCTGATCGGCGCGGGCAGCGGCATTACACCGCTGTTTTCACTTTTGAAACAAACCCTTACCCAGGAAACGGACAGCCACGTAACGCTCATTTACGCCAGCCGGAATGTGCGCAGCACACTTTTCTGGAATCACATTATCGAATGGCAGGCACGGTTTCCCGAGCGGCTCCACGTCGTTCACATTCACAGCCAGCCTACCGAGGAATGGGCCGGCATTCAGGGACGGATCAACAACACGCGACTGGAACAACTCGTGGCGAAATCCATTCGATACAGGCGCGAGGACGCCCGTTTCTTCATTTGCGGGCCTTTCGAGCTAATGCGGTCCGCTGGCATCACGCTGCATTTCATGGGCTTCCACGGCACACAAATCCGCAAGGAGAACTTTGTGATCACCTCTCCCCCGCCACCGCCGCCGGTTTCGCACCCGCACCATATCACGCTCCGCTACGATGGCAACGTTCACAACCTGCTCGTTCCGGCGCATGCTACCGTGCTGGATGCCGCATTGGCCCAAGGGATTCAGCTGCCTTACAGCTGCAAAGGCGGCCGCTGCTCCTCGTGCGCCGCGGTGTGCACACAAGGTACCGTGCATATGAGTGTAAACGAAGTCCTCACCGACCGCGACCTCGCGGAAGGCTGGATACTTACCTGCTCGGCGTATGTGGATAGCGATAATGTAGTGGTTGAATTCAGGCAGCAGTAA
- a CDS encoding NifU family protein, with translation MLSRPVFVYTELSPNPNSMKFVLNFELVPDGLSFDYPSLEAALEEGKASPLAADLFQFPHVKRVFIASNFITITKGDDIAWEEVLRDTKQFIKIYFEENHPVFEQKTIDTNTLIVDARDSDTVQKIKAALDQYVRPAVESDGGAINFHSFDEGSGVVKVLLQGSCSGCPSSTLTLKAGIENLLTRMVPDVKEVVAEGV, from the coding sequence ATGCTGTCACGACCCGTTTTTGTATATACCGAATTGAGCCCCAACCCCAACTCCATGAAATTCGTACTGAATTTCGAGCTGGTGCCCGATGGGCTTTCGTTTGACTATCCTTCGCTCGAAGCTGCGCTGGAAGAAGGCAAGGCGTCGCCGCTTGCGGCCGACCTGTTCCAGTTTCCGCACGTGAAGCGCGTATTCATCGCGAGCAACTTCATTACCATCACCAAAGGCGACGACATTGCCTGGGAAGAAGTCTTGCGCGACACGAAGCAGTTCATCAAGATCTATTTTGAAGAAAATCATCCGGTATTCGAGCAAAAGACGATCGATACCAACACGCTGATCGTCGATGCACGCGATTCCGACACGGTGCAGAAAATCAAGGCTGCATTGGATCAATATGTGCGCCCGGCGGTTGAATCGGACGGTGGCGCGATCAACTTCCACTCGTTCGACGAAGGTTCGGGCGTGGTGAAAGTGCTTTTGCAAGGCTCTTGCAGCGGCTGCCCGTCGTCGACACTTACATTGAAAGCCGGTATCGAAAACCTGCTCACGCGCATGGTGCCGGACGTGAAAGAAGTAGTAGCCGAAGGCGTTTAA
- the rpmA gene encoding 50S ribosomal protein L27, with protein sequence MAHKKGVGSSKNGRESESKRLGVKLFGGQLAKAGNILVRQRGTKHNPGKNVGIGRDHTLFALVDGNVVFRKTRENRSYVHIEPIAVEAAAEA encoded by the coding sequence ATGGCACATAAGAAAGGTGTAGGTAGCTCGAAAAACGGACGTGAGTCGGAAAGCAAACGTCTTGGTGTAAAATTATTCGGTGGCCAGTTGGCAAAAGCAGGTAACATCCTGGTTCGTCAGCGTGGAACCAAGCACAACCCAGGTAAAAACGTAGGTATCGGCCGCGACCACACATTGTTCGCATTGGTTGATGGTAACGTGGTGTTCCGTAAGACCCGTGAAAACAGATCTTACGTTCACATCGAACCGATCGCGGTTGAAGCTGCTGCGGAAGCATAA
- the rplU gene encoding 50S ribosomal protein L21, whose protein sequence is MYAIVEIAGQQFKVEKGREIFTHRLEGDVNAALVFDKVLLVDNGGTVQVGLPTVAGASVKATVLEHLKGEKVIVFKKKRRKGYRVKNGHRQYLTKISIDEIVA, encoded by the coding sequence ATGTACGCAATCGTAGAAATCGCAGGTCAGCAATTTAAAGTTGAAAAGGGTCGCGAAATCTTCACGCATAGGCTTGAAGGTGACGTGAACGCTGCACTTGTATTTGACAAAGTCCTACTCGTTGACAACGGAGGCACAGTACAGGTAGGTCTTCCGACAGTAGCAGGCGCTTCTGTAAAAGCAACTGTTCTCGAACACCTGAAAGGTGAAAAAGTGATCGTTTTCAAAAAGAAACGCCGCAAAGGATACCGTGTTAAAAACGGTCACCGTCAGTATCTGACCAAAATCAGCATCGACGAAATCGTTGCCTAA
- a CDS encoding thioredoxin family protein produces MKIRISLWVSMILCLSLLAGPASAEDGERGASRQSQRGYQVGDAVSNFRLKNTNGNMVSLSDFASSKGVIVVFTSNHCPFAKAYEDRIIALNNKFAGQGFPVIAINPSDPGTHQDDTFEKMKERAAAKNYGYPYLVDDAQQVARAFGAARTPQAFVLQKNGAQFAVRYVGMIDDNPQDASGVTKFYVDEAVTNLAGGKPVVTTLTKPVGCAIKWKNQ; encoded by the coding sequence ATGAAAATAAGAATCAGTCTGTGGGTTTCGATGATTTTATGCCTGTCGTTGCTGGCGGGCCCGGCCTCGGCGGAAGATGGCGAGCGGGGAGCGAGCAGGCAATCCCAGAGAGGTTATCAGGTAGGCGATGCGGTGTCTAATTTCCGTTTGAAAAACACCAACGGAAATATGGTGTCGCTCTCGGATTTTGCCAGTTCCAAAGGTGTAATCGTCGTTTTTACCAGTAACCATTGCCCGTTCGCGAAGGCCTACGAGGACAGGATCATTGCTCTGAACAACAAATTCGCAGGCCAGGGCTTTCCGGTGATCGCCATCAACCCGAGCGATCCGGGAACGCACCAGGACGATACATTTGAAAAAATGAAGGAGCGGGCTGCTGCCAAAAATTACGGTTATCCTTATCTTGTCGACGACGCACAGCAGGTAGCCCGGGCATTCGGGGCCGCGCGCACGCCGCAGGCATTTGTGTTGCAGAAAAACGGTGCGCAGTTTGCCGTGCGGTACGTGGGCATGATCGACGACAACCCGCAGGATGCTTCCGGCGTCACCAAGTTTTATGTGGACGAGGCCGTGACCAACCTGGCCGGCGGGAAGCCGGTCGTGACAACGCTCACCAAACCCGTGGGCTGCGCCATCAAGTGGAAAAACCAGTGA